One Diospyros lotus cultivar Yz01 chromosome 1, ASM1463336v1, whole genome shotgun sequence genomic window carries:
- the LOC127813570 gene encoding uncharacterized protein LOC127813570, which produces MGSSSQAFLDFPESYSTKDPSPLLRKALKAQVTKRRLQGRKQKAALMKKGHIRSKRTRRVSRRSESIVDKRVRTLRKLIPKSESVGLDGLFRHTADYILSLQMRVKVMQIMVKPILLWESRHTKLLIGLICPVRFKHKYPVQTALKRDNQVKKYPGAPAHQLPCGPTQLKDVAQLRLDCLTN; this is translated from the exons ATGGGTTCCTCTTCGCAAGCTTTCCTTGATTTCCCAGAAAGTTACAGTACAAAGGATCCTTCGCCTTTGTTGAGAAAAGCTTTGAAGGCGCAGGTGACGAAGAGAAGATTGCAAGGGAGGAAGCAGAAGGCGGCTTTGATGAAGAAAGGGCACATCCGAAGCAAGAGGACCAGAAGGGTTTCTAGAAGGTCCGAAAGCATTGTCGACAAAAGGGTCAGAACATTGAGGAAGCTTATTCCGAAGAGCGAGTCTGTGGGCCTTGACGGGCTTTTCAGGCACACAGCTGATTACATTTTGTCACTACAAATGCGGGTTAAAGTCATGCAGATCATGGTTAAG CCTATACTTTTGTGGGAATCAAGACATACGAAACTCTTGATTGGGCTGATCTGTCCAGTAAGGTTTAAGCACAAATACCCTGTACAAACAGCCTTGAAACGTGACAATCAGGTTAAAAAATACCCTGGGGCCCCTGCTCATCAACTTCCTTGTGGGCCGACCCAGTTGAAAGATGTGGCCCAATTAAGACTGGACTGCCTGACCAATTGA